One part of the Lapillicoccus jejuensis genome encodes these proteins:
- the rpmA gene encoding 50S ribosomal protein L27, protein MAHKKGASSTRNGRDSNAQYLGVKRFGGQVVKAGEIIVRQRGTHFHPGEGVGRGKDDTLFALVAGAVKFGSKRGRKTVNIEQPQVAEPVEA, encoded by the coding sequence ATGGCACACAAGAAGGGTGCGTCCTCGACCCGCAACGGTCGTGACTCCAACGCCCAGTACCTCGGCGTCAAGCGGTTCGGCGGCCAGGTCGTCAAGGCCGGCGAGATCATCGTCCGCCAGCGCGGCACGCACTTCCACCCCGGCGAGGGTGTCGGCCGCGGCAAGGACGACACGCTGTTCGCGCTCGTCGCCGGCGCCGTGAAGTTCGGCTCCAAGCGCGGCCGCAAGACCGTCAACATCGAGCAGCCGCAGGTGGCCGAGCCGGTCGAGGCCTGA
- the rplU gene encoding 50S ribosomal protein L21, whose translation MYAIVRAGGRQEKVSVGDVLLIDKVPGAAGDSVDLTPLLLVDGGVVTTDSSALAKAKVTAEVVKPAKGPKITILKFKNKTGYRKRQGHRQHLTQVKVTAIEA comes from the coding sequence GTGTACGCGATCGTTCGCGCAGGTGGACGCCAGGAGAAGGTCTCCGTGGGTGACGTCCTCCTCATCGACAAGGTGCCCGGTGCCGCCGGAGACAGCGTCGACCTCACGCCGCTGCTCCTCGTCGACGGGGGCGTCGTGACCACCGACTCGTCCGCGCTGGCCAAGGCCAAGGTCACCGCCGAGGTCGTCAAGCCCGCCAAGGGCCCGAAGATCACGATCCTCAAGTTCAAGAACAAGACCGGCTACCGCAAGCGCCAGGGTCACCGCCAGCACCTGACCCAGGTCAAGGTCACGGCCATCGAGGCCTGA
- a CDS encoding Rne/Rng family ribonuclease: protein MASENEQTPQDQQGTPDTGEQTFWTGEWQPPAEQAEAPAKKAAPRKRATKKAAAAADGAEAPAKKAAPRKRAAKKAAAAPAAATAAAEAPAQAPAESLVGSPVESPAESPAEPAAEAAAPAAKRTPRKRASRKATAPVAAPEPQPETQPEPTTAAGVVSAEQDWATVADATLEAGVPDDVAAQVAPEEPDEELADEPVAEVVEESATADEAPAASLGVVFQAPPTRRRSRRASSPVSQPTPVAEEEVAATAPTTGTADSAQSAPAPSDEGTGQADQDDQDDSEGHDGGDQPRRRRRRGGKGRRGRGGSGDQGADDAADQGDTEPGSTDGGTTATARTATGADSADSADSADASGTSDASDTPGTPGTADAGEGEPAPTTGRSRRRRGSRSSGAAAQAATEPADQTGGDAAEASDDETSDEAGEGAGGSRRRTRRRRRGGSGAGDAAADEPGVTTRVREPRAARDEVIGVKGSTRLEAKKQRRREGREAGRRRTVITEAEFLARRESVERVMVVRERDSRTQIGVLEDGVLVEHYISRETNVSMAGNIYLGRVQNVLPSMEAAFVDIGKGRNAVLYAGEVNWDAAGLGSGQPKRIEHALSSGQSVLVQVTKDPIGHKGARLTSQISLPGRYLVYVPDSSMTGISRKLPDTERARLKRILKEVVPDSAGVIVRTAAEGASEEELRADVERLTRTWEEIQAKAEAAGNGKGRGKGKGGSAPLLLHGEPDLTVRVIRDVFNEDFTSLVVAGQQAWDEVSDYVGSVAPDLADRVTRWTGEQDLFTHHRVDEQLAKAMDRKVWLPSGGSLVIDRTEAMTVVDVNTGKFVGSGGNLEETVTKNNIEAAEEIVRQLRLRDIGGIIVVDFIDMVLEANRDLVVRRLLECLGRDRTKHQVAEVTSLGLVQMTRKRVGSGLIEVFSEPCDACHGRGIIVHTEPVDRGHSGDHDGHQHGQGGSANGGNGNNGGNGGNGNGGGTTSRSSRSRRKEPAPEPAKAAGGPTPAQIAAAAHAAALKATGGVPDDGAGSVDAGDHADAELTAAVEQAVAEVLEAADTTAEAPEAPEAPEAPEAPEAPETAEVVETAAAPEPEPQPEPQPRARRRRGRVVAPAGPPAPTDGAETSS from the coding sequence ATGGCGTCCGAGAACGAGCAGACCCCGCAGGACCAGCAGGGAACCCCCGACACCGGGGAGCAGACCTTCTGGACGGGGGAGTGGCAGCCGCCCGCCGAGCAGGCCGAGGCGCCCGCCAAGAAGGCCGCCCCGCGCAAGCGGGCGACCAAGAAGGCCGCCGCCGCGGCCGACGGCGCCGAGGCGCCCGCGAAGAAGGCCGCCCCGCGCAAGCGGGCGGCGAAGAAGGCCGCCGCCGCCCCGGCCGCCGCCACGGCCGCTGCCGAGGCACCCGCCCAGGCCCCTGCCGAGAGCCTCGTCGGGAGCCCGGTCGAGAGCCCGGCCGAGAGCCCGGCCGAGCCGGCCGCCGAGGCGGCCGCGCCCGCCGCCAAGCGCACGCCGCGCAAGCGCGCGAGCCGCAAGGCGACCGCCCCGGTGGCCGCTCCCGAGCCCCAGCCCGAGACCCAGCCCGAGCCCACGACCGCCGCGGGGGTCGTCTCCGCGGAGCAGGACTGGGCCACCGTCGCCGACGCCACCCTCGAGGCCGGCGTCCCGGACGACGTCGCGGCGCAGGTCGCCCCCGAGGAGCCGGACGAGGAGCTCGCCGATGAGCCGGTCGCGGAGGTCGTCGAGGAGTCGGCGACCGCCGACGAGGCGCCGGCCGCGTCGCTGGGCGTCGTCTTCCAGGCCCCGCCGACCCGTCGCCGCTCCCGCCGGGCGTCCTCGCCCGTGAGCCAGCCGACGCCCGTCGCCGAGGAGGAGGTCGCCGCCACGGCGCCGACCACCGGCACCGCGGACTCCGCGCAGAGCGCGCCCGCCCCGTCGGACGAGGGCACCGGGCAGGCCGACCAGGACGACCAGGACGACAGCGAGGGCCACGACGGCGGCGACCAGCCGCGGCGCCGTCGCCGCCGTGGCGGCAAGGGCCGCCGCGGGCGTGGCGGCTCCGGTGACCAGGGCGCGGACGACGCCGCGGACCAGGGCGACACCGAGCCCGGCTCGACGGACGGCGGGACGACCGCCACTGCTCGGACCGCCACGGGCGCCGACAGCGCCGACAGCGCCGACAGCGCCGACGCCTCCGGCACCTCCGACGCCTCCGACACCCCCGGCACCCCCGGCACCGCCGACGCCGGCGAGGGCGAGCCCGCGCCGACCACCGGCCGCTCCCGCCGCCGGCGCGGTTCGCGCTCGTCCGGGGCGGCTGCGCAGGCGGCGACCGAGCCCGCGGACCAGACCGGCGGCGACGCCGCCGAGGCCTCGGACGACGAGACCTCCGACGAGGCGGGCGAGGGCGCGGGCGGCAGCCGGCGTCGTACCCGCCGTCGTCGTCGCGGTGGCTCGGGCGCGGGCGACGCCGCGGCCGACGAGCCAGGCGTGACCACCCGGGTCCGGGAGCCGCGCGCCGCGCGCGACGAGGTGATTGGCGTCAAGGGCTCGACCCGGCTCGAGGCGAAGAAGCAGCGCCGCCGCGAGGGCCGGGAGGCCGGGCGGCGTCGTACGGTCATCACCGAGGCCGAGTTCCTCGCCCGGCGCGAGAGCGTCGAGCGGGTCATGGTCGTCCGCGAGCGCGACTCGCGCACCCAGATCGGGGTCCTCGAGGACGGGGTCCTCGTCGAGCACTACATCTCGCGCGAGACCAACGTCTCGATGGCCGGCAACATCTACCTCGGCCGCGTCCAGAACGTCCTGCCGTCGATGGAGGCCGCCTTCGTCGACATCGGCAAGGGCCGCAACGCCGTGCTCTACGCCGGCGAGGTGAACTGGGACGCCGCCGGGCTCGGCTCGGGTCAGCCCAAGCGGATCGAGCACGCGCTCAGCTCCGGCCAGAGCGTCCTGGTCCAGGTGACCAAGGACCCGATCGGCCACAAGGGCGCTCGCCTGACCTCCCAGATCTCGCTGCCGGGCCGCTACCTGGTCTACGTGCCGGACAGCTCGATGACCGGGATCTCGCGCAAGCTGCCCGACACCGAGCGGGCGCGCCTCAAGCGGATCCTCAAGGAGGTCGTGCCGGACTCGGCGGGCGTCATCGTGCGCACCGCCGCCGAGGGCGCCTCCGAGGAGGAGCTGCGCGCCGACGTCGAGCGGCTCACCCGCACCTGGGAGGAGATCCAGGCCAAGGCCGAGGCCGCCGGGAACGGCAAGGGCCGGGGCAAGGGCAAGGGCGGCTCCGCCCCGCTGCTCCTGCACGGCGAGCCCGACCTCACCGTCCGGGTCATCCGCGACGTGTTCAACGAGGACTTCACCTCGCTCGTCGTCGCGGGTCAGCAGGCGTGGGACGAGGTGTCCGACTACGTCGGCTCCGTCGCGCCCGACCTCGCCGACCGGGTCACCCGGTGGACGGGGGAGCAGGATCTCTTCACGCACCACCGCGTCGACGAGCAGCTGGCCAAGGCGATGGACCGCAAGGTCTGGCTGCCGTCCGGCGGGTCGCTCGTCATCGACCGCACCGAGGCGATGACCGTCGTCGACGTCAACACCGGCAAGTTCGTCGGGTCCGGGGGCAACCTCGAGGAGACGGTCACCAAGAACAACATCGAGGCCGCGGAGGAGATCGTCCGCCAGCTCCGGCTGCGCGACATCGGCGGCATCATCGTCGTCGACTTCATCGACATGGTCCTCGAGGCCAACCGCGATCTCGTCGTGCGCCGGCTGCTCGAGTGCCTCGGGCGCGACCGGACCAAGCACCAGGTCGCCGAGGTCACCTCGCTCGGCCTGGTCCAGATGACCCGCAAGCGGGTCGGGTCGGGGCTCATCGAGGTCTTCTCCGAGCCGTGCGACGCCTGCCACGGGCGCGGCATCATCGTCCACACCGAGCCCGTCGACCGCGGCCACTCCGGGGACCACGACGGCCACCAGCACGGTCAGGGCGGGTCCGCGAACGGCGGCAACGGCAACAACGGCGGCAACGGGGGCAACGGCAACGGCGGCGGTACGACGAGCCGCTCGTCGCGCTCGCGCCGCAAGGAGCCGGCGCCCGAGCCGGCCAAGGCCGCCGGCGGACCCACGCCCGCGCAGATCGCCGCCGCGGCGCACGCCGCCGCCCTCAAGGCGACCGGGGGAGTGCCGGACGACGGGGCGGGGTCGGTCGACGCCGGCGACCACGCCGACGCCGAGCTGACCGCCGCGGTCGAGCAGGCCGTGGCCGAGGTGCTCGAGGCGGCCGACACGACGGCCGAGGCCCCCGAGGCTCCCGAGGCGCCCGAGGCTCCCGAGGCTCCCGAGGCCCCCGAGACCGCCGAGGTCGTCGAGACCGCGGCCGCACCGGAGCCGGAGCCCCAGCCCGAGCCCCAGCCCCGCGCACGTCGTCGCCGGGGACGGGTCGTCGCCCCGGCCGGGCCGCCGGCGCCGACGGACGGTGCGGAGACGTCGTCGTGA
- a CDS encoding TIGR03936 family radical SAM-associated protein: MARQRVPEGPAPEPAVQKLRIRYAKRGRLRFSSTRDFQRALERALRRAGVPMAFSAGFHPHPRISYANAAPTGTASEAEYVEIAVTARVDPEALRAALDEALPPGLDVVRVVEAAPGALADRLQASHWVVAFPGLDAADLESAVAGLLERDEVLVTRRVKTGDRTFDVRSAVVRLEVTTREAVTAGGDTVVGLPVGEGPCAILTAVVRHTTPVVRPDDLLTALRTVAALQPPVSPLVTRLAQGPLDAHHEVTDPLATTQEAVGG, encoded by the coding sequence ATGGCTCGACAGCGCGTCCCCGAAGGACCGGCGCCCGAGCCGGCCGTCCAGAAGCTGCGGATCCGCTACGCCAAGCGCGGCCGGCTGCGATTCTCCTCCACCCGCGACTTCCAGCGCGCCCTCGAGCGGGCGCTGCGCCGGGCCGGGGTGCCGATGGCCTTCAGCGCCGGCTTCCACCCGCACCCGCGGATCAGCTACGCCAACGCGGCGCCGACCGGGACGGCCAGCGAGGCCGAGTACGTCGAGATCGCGGTCACCGCGCGCGTCGACCCGGAGGCGCTGCGCGCGGCGCTCGACGAGGCGCTCCCGCCCGGCCTCGACGTCGTCCGGGTCGTCGAGGCCGCCCCCGGCGCGCTCGCCGACCGGTTGCAGGCCAGCCACTGGGTCGTCGCCTTCCCGGGGCTGGACGCGGCCGACCTCGAGAGCGCCGTCGCGGGGCTGCTCGAGCGGGACGAGGTGCTCGTCACCCGGCGCGTCAAGACGGGGGACCGCACCTTCGACGTCCGCTCGGCCGTCGTCCGGCTCGAGGTGACGACGCGGGAGGCCGTCACGGCGGGTGGGGACACGGTGGTCGGCCTACCGGTCGGTGAGGGGCCGTGTGCGATACTGACGGCGGTCGTACGGCACACCACACCTGTCGTCCGGCCCGACGACCTGCTGACCGCGCTGCGCACCGTCGCGGCCCTGCAGCCGCCGGTGTCACCCCTGGTGACCCGACTGGCCCAGGGTCCGCTGGACGCGCACCACGAGGTGACCGACCCGTTGGCCACCACGCAGGAGGCCGTCGGCGGCTGA
- a CDS encoding alkaline phosphatase family protein, whose translation MTLPVPARPHRRGRRRTPLLAGLLGALVAAALLGTTPASAAPAAPADTTAAACGTATGQATVKHVVWVVFENKSLDIFQKAPATSAPYLSRLTARCGSASAYSATPYYGAKLAMTSGSTWGSTGDVVRVPGPDLFSQLGADWTVYMGDMPGACGRKDTTTYFARHNPALWYDDNRSACLRRDLPLPADPSQLDLSQSFTWVEANVPDSGHGCSTRTLCPTSQQKRLALSDAWARTWVEGILDSPAYAAGDMAVFVVWDQAGANQAIAPFIVASPWTTPGYVSTTAFNHYSLLRGTQDLLGLPRLQNAATVTTSVAKDFGLG comes from the coding sequence GTGACCCTTCCTGTCCCTGCTCGCCCGCACCGCCGCGGACGACGTCGCACCCCCCTGCTCGCCGGTCTGCTCGGCGCGCTCGTCGCCGCCGCCCTGCTCGGGACCACCCCCGCCTCGGCGGCCCCCGCCGCCCCCGCGGACACGACGGCGGCCGCCTGCGGCACCGCCACGGGCCAGGCCACCGTCAAGCACGTCGTGTGGGTCGTGTTCGAGAACAAGAGCCTCGACATCTTCCAGAAGGCCCCGGCGACGTCCGCGCCGTACCTCTCGCGCCTCACCGCCCGCTGCGGCAGCGCGAGCGCGTACTCGGCGACGCCGTACTACGGCGCCAAGCTGGCGATGACGAGCGGCTCGACCTGGGGCAGCACCGGCGACGTCGTCCGGGTGCCGGGCCCCGACCTGTTCAGCCAGCTCGGCGCCGACTGGACCGTCTACATGGGCGACATGCCCGGCGCCTGCGGCCGCAAGGACACGACGACCTACTTCGCGCGGCACAACCCCGCCCTCTGGTACGACGACAACCGCTCGGCCTGCCTGCGCCGCGACCTGCCGCTGCCGGCGGACCCGAGCCAGCTCGACCTCAGCCAGTCGTTCACCTGGGTCGAGGCGAACGTCCCCGACTCCGGCCACGGCTGCAGCACCCGCACCCTGTGCCCGACCAGCCAGCAGAAGCGGCTCGCCCTCAGCGACGCCTGGGCCAGGACGTGGGTCGAGGGGATCCTCGACTCCCCCGCCTACGCCGCCGGGGACATGGCCGTCTTCGTCGTGTGGGACCAGGCCGGGGCGAACCAGGCGATCGCGCCGTTCATCGTCGCCTCGCCGTGGACGACGCCCGGCTACGTCTCGACGACGGCGTTCAACCACTACTCCCTGCTGCGCGGGACCCAGGACCTGCTCGGTCTGCCGCGGCTGCAGAACGCCGCGACCGTCACGACGTCGGTCGCGAAGGACTTCGGCCTGGGCTGA
- a CDS encoding xanthine dehydrogenase family protein molybdopterin-binding subunit: protein MAGSLLGNAVRRVEDPDLVTGRSTYVDDIRTVDGVLHAVFVRSYLAHARITGIDVEEARRAPGVHAVLTGADLDLGPVIPFATANGDLQRQPLATDRVRFVGEPVAVVVAETRAQAVDAAELVDVDYEELPVVVDVEAAVADEAPLQFDEAPRNIAGGDRSPDQDDVLAGAAHVVRLRMVNNRLAVAPMEGNAVLAVPGSPEDEYDLTVHVATQMPHLARTLVRKTFGLESARVRVIAPHVGGAFGGKAAVGPEHYVAIAAARHLGRPVKWVETRSEAMLSMQGRGQVDYLELGLDEEGHFLGLRCRVLGDCGAYAGFGGSFAYSTTYIMAPGVYRVGKLDYAGVAVLTNTTPVGAFRGAGRPEAAEMLERLVDLAADETGIDPAELRRRNFIEPDAFPFTTLAGMTYDNGDYDAPLTKALQLAGYDDLRVEQAARRERGDVRQLGIGLSVYAEITGGGSSEIGMVEVADDGTVTVRAGTSSHGQGHATAFSMIVADKLGVPLEQVRFEQSDTALVPRGGGTGGSRSLQIGGSAVAGAADDVVALAREVAARMLEASVDDVRLEEGRFHVAGVPTPSIGWGEVAARSREDGEPLRADHDFTPENATFPFGAHVSVVEVDTETGLVTPTRHVAVDDCGRILNPLLVEGQQHGGIAQGMSQALWEEFCYDDAGQPVTATFADYGIPAATEVPSFETANTETPTHLNPLGAKGIGESATVGSTPAVHNAVVDALSHLGVRHVDMPLTPQRVVEAVRRAGDGTLPDLWREPPAVFDDLEVRGGSEEVTNI, encoded by the coding sequence ATGGCCGGATCACTGCTGGGCAACGCCGTCCGTCGCGTCGAGGACCCCGACCTCGTCACCGGGCGGAGCACCTACGTCGACGACATCCGCACGGTGGACGGGGTGCTGCACGCGGTGTTCGTGCGCAGCTACCTGGCCCACGCGCGCATCACCGGGATCGACGTCGAGGAGGCGCGACGCGCCCCCGGGGTGCACGCCGTCCTCACCGGCGCCGACCTCGACCTCGGCCCCGTCATCCCCTTCGCCACCGCCAACGGCGACCTGCAGCGCCAGCCGCTGGCGACCGACCGGGTCCGGTTCGTCGGGGAGCCCGTCGCCGTGGTCGTCGCCGAGACCCGCGCGCAGGCCGTCGACGCCGCCGAGCTCGTCGACGTCGACTACGAGGAGCTGCCGGTCGTCGTCGACGTCGAGGCGGCCGTCGCCGACGAGGCGCCCCTGCAGTTCGACGAGGCGCCGCGCAACATCGCCGGCGGCGACCGCTCGCCCGACCAGGACGACGTCCTCGCCGGCGCCGCGCACGTCGTGCGGCTGCGGATGGTCAACAACCGGCTCGCCGTCGCCCCGATGGAGGGCAACGCCGTCCTCGCCGTCCCCGGGTCGCCCGAGGACGAGTACGACCTCACGGTCCACGTCGCCACCCAGATGCCGCACCTGGCCCGCACCCTCGTGCGCAAGACCTTCGGCCTGGAGTCGGCGCGGGTCCGCGTCATCGCCCCCCACGTCGGCGGGGCCTTCGGAGGCAAGGCCGCGGTCGGGCCCGAGCACTACGTCGCCATCGCCGCCGCCCGCCACCTCGGCCGACCGGTCAAGTGGGTGGAGACCCGCTCCGAGGCGATGCTCTCGATGCAGGGCCGCGGCCAGGTCGACTACCTCGAGCTCGGCCTCGACGAGGAGGGGCACTTCCTCGGCCTGCGCTGCCGCGTCCTCGGCGACTGCGGCGCCTACGCCGGCTTCGGCGGGTCGTTCGCCTACAGCACGACGTACATCATGGCGCCGGGCGTCTACCGGGTCGGCAAGCTCGACTACGCCGGCGTCGCCGTCCTCACCAACACCACGCCGGTCGGGGCCTTCCGCGGCGCCGGGCGCCCCGAGGCCGCCGAGATGCTCGAGCGCCTCGTGGACCTCGCCGCCGACGAGACCGGGATCGACCCGGCCGAGCTGCGCCGGCGCAACTTCATCGAGCCCGACGCCTTCCCCTTCACGACGCTCGCCGGGATGACCTACGACAACGGCGACTACGACGCCCCGCTCACCAAGGCCCTCCAGCTGGCCGGGTACGACGACCTGCGCGTCGAGCAGGCGGCCCGCCGGGAGCGCGGCGACGTGCGCCAGCTGGGGATCGGGCTGTCGGTCTACGCCGAGATCACCGGCGGCGGGTCGAGCGAGATCGGCATGGTCGAGGTCGCCGACGACGGGACGGTCACCGTGCGAGCCGGCACGTCGAGCCACGGCCAGGGCCACGCGACGGCGTTCTCGATGATCGTCGCCGACAAGCTCGGCGTCCCGCTCGAGCAGGTGCGCTTCGAGCAGTCCGACACCGCGCTCGTCCCGCGCGGCGGCGGCACGGGCGGCTCGCGCTCGCTGCAGATCGGCGGCAGCGCCGTCGCCGGCGCGGCCGACGACGTCGTCGCCCTCGCCCGCGAGGTCGCCGCCCGGATGCTCGAGGCGTCGGTCGACGACGTCCGGCTCGAGGAGGGCCGCTTCCACGTGGCCGGCGTGCCGACGCCGAGCATCGGCTGGGGCGAGGTCGCCGCGCGCTCGCGCGAGGACGGCGAGCCGCTGCGCGCCGACCACGACTTCACCCCGGAGAACGCGACGTTCCCCTTCGGCGCGCACGTCAGCGTCGTCGAGGTCGACACCGAGACCGGCCTGGTCACCCCGACCCGGCACGTCGCGGTCGACGACTGCGGCCGGATCCTCAACCCGCTCCTCGTCGAGGGCCAGCAGCACGGCGGCATCGCCCAGGGCATGTCCCAGGCGCTGTGGGAGGAGTTCTGCTACGACGACGCCGGCCAGCCGGTGACGGCGACGTTCGCCGACTACGGGATCCCCGCGGCGACCGAGGTGCCGAGCTTCGAGACGGCCAACACCGAGACGCCGACCCACCTCAACCCGTTGGGGGCCAAGGGGATCGGCGAGTCGGCGACGGTCGGCTCGACCCCGGCCGTGCACAACGCCGTCGTCGACGCGCTCAGCCACCTCGGGGTGCGCCACGTCGACATGCCGCTGACCCCCCAGCGGGTCGTCGAGGCCGTACGACGCGCCGGCGACGGCACCCTGCCCGACCTGTGGCGCGAGCCGCCGGCCGTCTTCGACGACCTCGAGGTCCGCGGCGGGTCCGAGGAGGTCACGAACATCTGA
- a CDS encoding lysophospholipid acyltransferase family protein, with protein sequence MEPVYSAVIGFARLVFAAEGLKFTITGTEHVPRTGGAVMVLNHTGYMDFTYAGFAAVPAHRLVRFMAKDSVFRHRVSGPLMRAMKHIPVDRSAGAASYQSAVEALRRGEIVGVFPEATISRSFELKEFKNGAARMAKEAGVPLLPTVIWGSQRVWTKDHPKRLGRTGTPISIDVGAPVPVGADEDPDAATARVREVMTRMLHAAQERYEPLTGAERVFLPARLGGDAPTPERAAELDEKERLHRAQR encoded by the coding sequence ATGGAGCCCGTCTACAGCGCGGTCATCGGGTTCGCGCGCCTCGTCTTCGCCGCCGAGGGCCTGAAGTTCACCATCACCGGGACCGAGCACGTCCCGCGCACCGGCGGCGCGGTGATGGTCCTCAACCACACCGGCTACATGGACTTCACCTACGCCGGGTTCGCCGCCGTCCCGGCGCACCGGCTGGTGCGGTTCATGGCCAAGGACAGCGTCTTCCGGCACCGCGTCAGCGGCCCGCTCATGCGCGCCATGAAGCACATCCCCGTCGACCGGTCCGCCGGCGCGGCGTCGTACCAGAGCGCCGTGGAGGCCCTGCGCCGCGGCGAGATCGTCGGGGTCTTCCCCGAGGCGACGATCTCGCGCTCCTTCGAGCTCAAGGAGTTCAAGAACGGCGCCGCCCGGATGGCGAAGGAGGCCGGCGTCCCGCTGCTGCCGACCGTCATCTGGGGCTCGCAACGCGTCTGGACCAAGGACCACCCCAAGCGCCTCGGCCGGACGGGCACCCCCATCAGCATCGACGTCGGCGCCCCCGTTCCCGTCGGTGCCGACGAGGACCCGGACGCAGCGACGGCGCGGGTGCGCGAGGTGATGACCCGGATGCTGCACGCCGCGCAGGAGCGCTACGAGCCGCTCACCGGCGCCGAGCGGGTCTTCCTGCCGGCGCGGCTCGGCGGCGACGCGCCCACCCCCGAGCGGGCCGCCGAGCTGGACGAGAAGGAGCGCCTCCACCGCGCACAGCGCTGA
- a CDS encoding MarR family winged helix-turn-helix transcriptional regulator, whose amino-acid sequence MHSRDLPQLRPERLDDLVLAVSRRLRRRWAHGLSPWGLSPHQSRALRVVTSYGDLRLGDLAEHLRIAPRSATEVVDGLVERGLLERVADPADRRATLVRPTPEGEKVGAEVDAARGADAEALFGHLTAGERADLVRLLRKVVDTPGPGEPDGH is encoded by the coding sequence GTGCATTCCCGAGACCTGCCGCAGCTGCGCCCCGAGCGCCTCGACGACCTGGTCCTCGCCGTCAGCCGCCGCCTGCGGCGCCGCTGGGCCCACGGCCTGAGCCCGTGGGGCCTCAGCCCGCACCAGTCCCGGGCGCTGCGCGTCGTGACGTCGTACGGCGACCTGCGGCTCGGCGACCTCGCCGAGCACCTGCGCATCGCGCCGAGGTCGGCGACCGAGGTCGTCGACGGCCTCGTCGAGCGCGGGCTGCTCGAGCGGGTCGCCGACCCGGCCGACCGCCGGGCCACGCTCGTGCGCCCGACGCCCGAGGGGGAGAAGGTCGGCGCCGAGGTCGACGCGGCCCGCGGCGCCGACGCCGAGGCGCTCTTCGGGCACCTCACCGCGGGCGAGCGCGCCGACCTCGTGCGCCTGCTGCGCAAGGTCGTCGACACCCCCGGGCCGGGGGAGCCGGACGGCCACTAG